The genomic stretch CCTACAGATGCTCAGTGAATTCAGACAGcatccttgtcaaactcacacACAAAATACATGGTGAGGTGACAAGCTACATCAATCCACTCGCCTGAAGACACCATCTCGACGCAGTCCTCGTCGTCGTAAGCGTTGTTTGGCTCGCCTTCCCTCCACTTGCTGAAAGTGGTCATGGGCGAACGCTCCACATACACAAAGTGGCCTTCTCGCTCCAGGTCGTTAATGCCGACATACACTCTGCTGAGGCCAGCTTCAGTGACGTAGCCAGCGATGGCTCTGTTAGCCGCCGCATCCTTGGGCATGGCCAGGTGTCCACCTCGCCCCTGACAAAACACCTCCGCATCCCTGTAGCGTTTTTCCTCCTTCACCAGCAGATAGACCTTGCTGTCTGTCTCTTTGATGCCAGCGACAGCTGCGGGGGAGGGCAGTGCTGAAAAATGAGGATCTGAATTTCTATAATCACACCGCAGCAGCCAGCGTTCACACAAGAGCATTCAGACAGTCAAACAAAAGAGCTTTGGGCTAATAGCTAAATACGTTTGTCTAAGTGTATTCACCCTGCACATCAAAACGAACAACTGTATGAATCAACTTGACAACTTCACATTATTGTTATCTCATGAACGTTTGGACATACCATTTTTAATGAACTTCAGCTCACTGGTTAATTGCGCCACTTGAATATCTATTTCACCGATCATTTTCCGTAAGGGTGCGCACTCACAGGGGACGCCTGgggaaacaaattaaatatgagACCATTCACACAAGCAGTTCAAGCATTAAACAGATTCCTATTGAGTTCAAACCAATTATAAACTGATTATGAACTGAAGCAAGGCCTACCTGGCTCTCCATCTGGGCCCTTGGGTCCTGGATCTCCCATATCACCTTTTAAACCTAGAAAAAAGTACCATTATTAAGCAGTTAGACAAAACAAGCCTGATTATTTTCAgatttgtagttttttttccaCAAGCTTGCCTTTGAGTCCAGAGGGACCCATCTTCCCATAACGTCCAGGACCACCTTTTTGGCCTTTGACCCCGGGAAGACCTGAAAAATTACTTATAAActtaatatatacaaaaaaaatacgCATGGAAACGAACCAAAGAAGAGTAATTCCCTAAATGGAGTTTGATTCCCAGTATGTTCaaccattaaaggattagttcacttcagaattaaaatttcctgataatttactcacctccatgtcatccaagatgtttgtctttctttcttcagttgaaaagaaattaaggtttttgaggaaaacattccaggatttttctccatatagtggacttcaacagttagcaacgggttgaaggtccaaatgtcagtttcagtgcagcttcaaagagctctacatgatcccagacgagaaataagggtcttgtctagtgaaatgattggtcattttctaaaaaaatattatatactttttaaccacaaatgctcgccaCGCATTACCCAATCATGTTGGAACGGTCCCGTGACGATGTGACATAGGTGGAAGTACTGCGGTACGATGGAAAACTCCATCTCGACTTCAAAATTGtcttgttttaccttttttgtaaaggccgtttgacatGGGCGTAAAGGGcattgtagacactggatcggtacttctgcctatGTTACATGtgatctttccaacatgattacgtaatgcgtggcgcatcacagagcagtgcaagacgagcatttgtggttaaaaagtatatatattttttttttttttagaaaatggccgatcgtttcgctagataagactcttattcctcgtctgggatcatgtagagctctttgaagctgcactgaaactgacatttggaccttcaatccattggtaactgttgaagtccaatatatggagaaaaatcctggaatgttttcatcaaaaaccttaatttcttttcgactgaagaaagaaagacataaacatcttggaagacatgggggtgagtaaattatcaggaaattttcattctgaggtgaactaatcctttaaaaagtcATGATTGGTCAATACTggctttcatgagctcaactATCTAAAAGCAAGATAAGGGAAGTTTTAGGGGCTCCTAAACATTTGGCAGCTCCCTTTTTTGgaaattttgcaatttattttaatatcaaaCACTTCCTTACAGGTTCAGAACTTGAATTATGATTCATATCAATGGATAGTAATTAAAAAGCATGTGATTGAATTCGATTAACCTCTACAACAGTTTAGTATTACCTGGCTCTCCAGGCGGTCCTATTCTCCCAGGTCTCCCAGGTGCTCCTTTCTCTCCTTTCTCTCCTGCTTCACCTGCAGGACAACAGGAACACTTTGAACAAAGTCATAGGCTGCATCAGAAATTGCATAcatccctactatatagtaggtgaaaaacagtatgtgacaaaagtagtatgtccgaattcacagtacttATAAAAGAGTCAGCAAAAAATACCCGGATGACCTGCTACTTCTGGTGAGATTTTGAAGTGCGTATTCAATGGACACTTCTCTATCCAATGATTACttgttcaaaataagtacctaataataagaga from Megalobrama amblycephala isolate DHTTF-2021 linkage group LG5, ASM1881202v1, whole genome shotgun sequence encodes the following:
- the colec11 gene encoding collectin-11 isoform X3 gives rise to the protein MSGEKLVACLLVTMLSLTLMRSVYGQHMPEEPCSVQILVPGLKGEAGEKGEKGAPGRPGRIGPPGEPGLPGVKGQKGGPGRYGKMGPSGLKGLKGDMGDPGPKGPDGEPGVPCECAPLRKMIGEIDIQVAQLTSELKFIKNAVAGIKETDSKVYLLVKEEKRYRDAEVFCQGRGGHLAMPKDAAANRAIAGYVTEAGLSRVYVGINDLEREGHFVYVERSPMTTFSKWREGEPNNAYDDEDCVEMVSSGEWIDVACHLTMYFVCEFDKDAV
- the colec11 gene encoding collectin-11 isoform X1; its protein translation is MSGEKLVACLLVTMLSLTLMRSVYGQHMPEEPCSVQILVPGLKGEAGEKGEKGAPGRPGRIGPPGEPGLPGVKGQKGGPGRYGKMGPSGLKGLKGDMGDPGPKGPDGEPGVPCECAPLRKMIGEIDIQVAQLTSELKFIKNDPHFSALPSPAAVAGIKETDSKVYLLVKEEKRYRDAEVFCQGRGGHLAMPKDAAANRAIAGYVTEAGLSRVYVGINDLEREGHFVYVERSPMTTFSKWREGEPNNAYDDEDCVEMVSSGEWIDVACHLTMYFVCEFDKDAV
- the colec11 gene encoding collectin-11 isoform X2; the encoded protein is MSGEKLVACLLVTMLSLTLMRSVYGQHMPEEPCSVQILVPGLKGEAGEKGEKGAPGRPGRIGPPGEPGLPGVKGQKGGPGRYGKMGPSGLKGLKGDMGDPGPKGPDGEPGVPCECAPLRKMIGEIDIQVAQLTSELKFIKNALPSPAAVAGIKETDSKVYLLVKEEKRYRDAEVFCQGRGGHLAMPKDAAANRAIAGYVTEAGLSRVYVGINDLEREGHFVYVERSPMTTFSKWREGEPNNAYDDEDCVEMVSSGEWIDVACHLTMYFVCEFDKDAV